In Achromobacter spanius, the following proteins share a genomic window:
- a CDS encoding M4 family metallopeptidase — MPRPSESTPLIGVIPPYVLDRLAQHSDARVSMPAVKTLIIDQQQRGLREMSAQPSRATPSPSASRSPPGVPERAVHDAQNTTTLPGTLVRAEGRPASGDVAVDEAYAHLGATYKLFWDIYKRHSIDGHGLPLVGTVHYGEDYENAFWNGAQMVFGDGDGEIFNRFTVAVDIIGHELTHGVIDSEAALLYQGQSGALNESLCDVFGALVKQYALGQNARQADWLVGAGLFTEKVNARALRSMSEPGSAYDDPALGKDPQPAHMRDYVDTPRDNGGVHINSGIPNRAFFLAATSLDGPAWKSAGRVWYDALCDKRLRHDADFKAFATLTSTVAAERQDADVQTAVAQAWAAVGVLP; from the coding sequence ATGCCACGTCCTTCCGAGTCCACCCCATTGATTGGCGTGATACCCCCCTACGTGCTGGACCGCCTGGCGCAACACAGCGACGCGCGCGTCAGCATGCCCGCCGTCAAGACCTTGATCATCGACCAGCAACAGCGGGGCTTGCGCGAAATGTCGGCGCAACCCTCGCGCGCCACGCCATCACCGTCGGCCTCGCGCTCGCCTCCCGGCGTGCCGGAACGCGCGGTACACGACGCGCAAAACACCACCACATTGCCCGGCACGCTGGTGCGCGCCGAAGGCCGCCCGGCCAGCGGCGACGTGGCGGTGGACGAGGCCTATGCGCACCTGGGCGCCACCTACAAACTGTTTTGGGACATCTACAAGCGCCATTCCATCGACGGCCACGGGCTGCCGCTGGTGGGCACCGTGCATTACGGCGAGGACTACGAAAACGCCTTCTGGAACGGCGCGCAGATGGTCTTTGGTGATGGCGACGGCGAGATCTTCAACCGCTTCACCGTGGCCGTCGACATCATCGGCCACGAACTCACGCACGGCGTGATCGACTCCGAAGCCGCCCTGCTCTACCAAGGCCAGTCCGGCGCCTTGAACGAATCGCTGTGCGACGTGTTCGGCGCGCTGGTCAAGCAGTACGCGCTGGGCCAGAACGCGCGGCAAGCGGATTGGCTGGTGGGCGCGGGGCTGTTCACCGAGAAGGTCAATGCGCGCGCGTTGCGGTCGATGTCGGAACCCGGCAGCGCCTACGACGACCCGGCGCTGGGCAAGGACCCGCAGCCCGCCCACATGCGCGATTACGTGGATACCCCGCGCGACAACGGCGGCGTCCATATCAATTCCGGCATTCCGAACCGCGCGTTTTTCCTGGCGGCCACGTCGCTGGACGGTCCCGCGTGGAAAAGCGCCGGACGTGTCTGGTACGACGCGCTGTGCGACAAGCGCCTGCGCCACGACGCCGACTTCAAGGCCTTCGCCACCCTGACGTCGACCGTGGCCGCCGAACGCCAGGACGCCGACGTGCAAACCGCCGTGGCGCAAGCCTGGGCCGCCGTAGGAGTCCTGCCAT
- a CDS encoding prohibitin family protein codes for MVKTIGAVKPRNIKVAIITGVLFLLILFIAFGSWFQVDQGERGVVLRNGKLVRVSEPGLDFKTPFIDNVMMVSVRDHTFVFEKLEAYSYDQQPAQLRVSVTYRVPPEHVAELYSEYGTIDNLQMRVLERKTPDAVKNVFGQYTAVRAIQERQKLGLDVNTAVLKTMDGAPVQVVGVQIEEVGFSQAYEHSIEQRMLAQVQIETTRQQKETAMINAEIQVVKARAEADARRQQFTAEADGIRMRGDAEAASIRAKAEALAANTNLVSLNAVEKWDGVLPATQVPGSALPFIGIK; via the coding sequence ATGGTCAAGACGATTGGCGCGGTCAAACCGCGCAACATCAAGGTCGCCATCATTACCGGCGTTCTATTTCTGCTGATCCTTTTCATTGCTTTCGGTTCATGGTTCCAGGTGGATCAGGGCGAGCGCGGCGTGGTGCTGCGCAACGGCAAGCTGGTGCGCGTGTCGGAACCCGGGCTGGATTTCAAGACGCCATTCATCGACAACGTGATGATGGTGTCGGTGCGCGACCACACGTTTGTGTTCGAGAAGCTGGAAGCCTACAGCTACGACCAGCAGCCGGCGCAACTGCGCGTGTCCGTCACCTATCGCGTGCCGCCCGAGCACGTGGCCGAGCTCTATTCGGAATACGGCACCATCGACAATCTGCAGATGCGCGTGCTGGAACGCAAGACGCCCGACGCCGTGAAGAATGTGTTCGGCCAGTACACCGCCGTGCGCGCCATCCAGGAACGCCAGAAGCTGGGCTTGGATGTGAACACCGCCGTGCTCAAGACGATGGACGGCGCGCCGGTGCAGGTGGTGGGCGTGCAGATCGAGGAAGTGGGTTTCTCGCAGGCTTACGAGCATTCCATTGAACAGCGCATGCTGGCCCAGGTGCAGATCGAGACCACGCGCCAGCAGAAGGAAACGGCCATGATCAACGCCGAGATCCAGGTGGTCAAAGCCCGTGCCGAGGCCGATGCGCGCCGCCAGCAATTCACGGCCGAGGCCGATGGCATCCGCATGCGCGGCGACGCCGAGGCGGCGTCGATTCGCGCCAAGGCCGAAGCCTTGGCCGCCAACACCAATCTGGTGAGCCTGAACGCCGTTGAGAAATGGGACGGCGTACTGCCGGCCACGCAGGTGCCCGGCTCGGCCCTGCCGTTCATCGGCATTAAATAA
- a CDS encoding RNA polymerase sigma factor, with product MSRSSSPRTGWLAYYDELVGVWSRRTGNRHDAEDAAHDAIERLLKADASVALKARGYLFQAAGHRLIDRWRRQDRAEHVPWDELDEADQLRVDDPEASLRASRLADDLANVLTELPPKCRQAFVLNRIEGWTQAEVAQHMGLSKNMIERYVMRAIEHVRDRLRDHTP from the coding sequence ATGTCCCGCTCTTCCTCCCCTCGCACCGGCTGGCTCGCCTATTACGACGAGCTGGTGGGCGTATGGAGCCGGCGCACGGGCAACCGACACGACGCCGAAGACGCCGCGCACGACGCCATCGAACGCCTGCTGAAGGCCGACGCCAGCGTGGCGCTGAAGGCGCGCGGGTATCTGTTCCAGGCGGCGGGGCATCGGCTGATTGATCGCTGGCGGCGGCAGGATCGCGCCGAACACGTGCCGTGGGACGAACTGGACGAAGCCGATCAGCTGAGGGTGGATGACCCCGAGGCGTCCTTGCGCGCGTCGCGGCTGGCCGACGACCTGGCCAATGTGCTGACGGAATTGCCGCCCAAGTGCCGCCAGGCTTTTGTGCTGAACCGCATCGAAGGCTGGACGCAGGCCGAAGTGGCGCAGCATATGGGCCTGTCCAAGAATATGATCGAGCGCTACGTCATGCGCGCCATCGAGCATGTGCGCGACCGGCTGCGTGACCACACCCCATGA
- a CDS encoding FecR family protein, which produces MNNRDESREPATAAWWFARWHSGELTRRDRRAFARWRREHPEGAREFDRMQQLGSAAAGLSRNQVESLLGGPVPARPGAGRRQAPSHRLFSLRIALACAAVAVVALGVWWSMPVQAPTFTTLVSTERGERRQLSLPDGSVLEVNGGTRAQVKLYAGRRDVVLDQGEINFTVAADAARPFTVDAGSGVVRVTGTVFDVRRDADQVRVLVESGTVQVSGGHWWNLGHAVLRAGHGIRVPGSGAIGVPAPADVPTATAWREGRVVFKNAPLADVVQEMNRYLATPLRLADDKAGRLRVSASFTLDRPEALVDALPAVAPVRLTPRPGGPIDIHANTHANPDAAATVTK; this is translated from the coding sequence ATGAACAACCGCGATGAATCGCGCGAACCCGCTACCGCCGCGTGGTGGTTCGCGCGCTGGCATTCGGGCGAGCTGACGCGCCGCGACCGGCGCGCGTTTGCCCGGTGGCGGCGCGAGCACCCCGAGGGGGCGCGCGAGTTCGACCGCATGCAGCAGTTGGGAAGCGCGGCGGCGGGCCTGTCGCGCAACCAGGTGGAATCCCTGCTTGGTGGACCGGTGCCGGCGCGGCCGGGCGCGGGGCGGCGGCAAGCGCCATCCCACCGCCTGTTCTCCTTGCGCATTGCCCTGGCCTGTGCGGCCGTGGCCGTGGTGGCCTTGGGCGTGTGGTGGAGCATGCCGGTGCAGGCGCCCACGTTTACCACCCTGGTCAGCACCGAACGCGGTGAACGGCGCCAACTGAGCTTGCCTGATGGCTCCGTGCTGGAAGTCAACGGCGGCACGCGCGCCCAGGTCAAGCTGTATGCCGGACGCCGCGACGTGGTGCTGGACCAAGGCGAAATCAATTTCACCGTCGCCGCCGATGCGGCGCGTCCCTTCACCGTGGATGCCGGCAGCGGCGTGGTGCGCGTGACGGGCACGGTGTTCGACGTGCGCCGTGACGCCGATCAGGTGCGGGTGCTGGTGGAGTCGGGCACGGTACAGGTGTCGGGGGGCCATTGGTGGAATCTGGGCCACGCGGTGCTGCGGGCGGGCCATGGCATCCGCGTGCCGGGCAGCGGCGCGATCGGCGTGCCCGCACCCGCCGATGTACCGACCGCCACGGCTTGGCGCGAAGGCCGCGTGGTGTTCAAGAACGCGCCGCTGGCCGACGTGGTGCAGGAAATGAACCGCTATTTGGCGACGCCGCTGCGACTGGCCGACGACAAGGCGGGGCGCCTGCGCGTGTCGGCCTCGTTCACGCTGGACCGGCCCGAGGCGCTGGTCGACGCCTTGCCCGCGGTGGCGCCGGTGCGGCTGACCCCGCGCCCCGGCGGGCCGATCGATATTCATGCCAACACCCACGCCAATCCCGACGCCGCCGCCACGGTTACAAAATAA